A DNA window from Streptomyces sp. CA-278952 contains the following coding sequences:
- a CDS encoding ABC transporter ATP-binding protein — translation MRFPRVTALDRLTLDIGPGVTGLVGSNGAGKSTLIKILLGLSPATEGRAAVLGLDVATSGAAIRERVGYMPEHDCLPPDVSATEFVVHMARMSGLPPTAARERTADTLRHVGLYEERYRPIGGYSTGMKQRVKLAQALVHDPQLVLLDEPTNGLDPVGRDEMLGLIRRIHTDFGISVLVTSHLLGELERTCDHVVVIDGGTLLRSSSTSDFTQTTATLAVEVTDSDAHPDGTGALRKILTDAGVTLIGHDGIDAEGLPGAGHILLIEAAGEDTYDLVRDSVAGLGLGLVRMEQRRHHIAEVFRTEQGGAHSTAVPAAAATAGAVQQKGSGRDEH, via the coding sequence ATGCGGTTCCCCCGGGTGACCGCGCTTGACCGGCTCACGTTGGACATCGGACCGGGTGTGACCGGTCTGGTGGGTTCCAACGGAGCCGGCAAGTCCACACTGATCAAGATCCTGCTGGGTCTCTCCCCCGCCACCGAGGGCCGGGCCGCAGTGCTCGGGCTTGACGTGGCGACCAGCGGCGCCGCCATCCGGGAACGGGTGGGGTACATGCCCGAGCACGACTGCCTGCCGCCCGACGTCTCGGCGACCGAGTTCGTCGTGCACATGGCCCGGATGTCGGGGCTGCCTCCCACCGCGGCCCGTGAGCGCACGGCCGACACCCTGCGCCACGTAGGCCTCTACGAGGAGCGCTACCGGCCCATCGGCGGCTACTCGACCGGCATGAAGCAGCGGGTCAAGCTGGCCCAGGCCCTCGTCCACGACCCCCAGCTGGTCCTCCTCGACGAGCCGACCAACGGCCTGGACCCGGTCGGCCGTGACGAGATGCTCGGCCTGATCCGCCGGATCCACACCGACTTCGGCATCTCCGTGCTGGTGACCTCGCACCTCCTGGGCGAACTGGAACGCACCTGCGACCACGTCGTCGTCATCGACGGCGGTACGCTCCTGCGCTCCAGCTCCACCAGCGACTTCACGCAGACCACCGCGACCCTCGCGGTCGAGGTGACCGACAGCGACGCCCATCCCGACGGCACCGGCGCGCTGCGCAAGATCCTCACCGACGCCGGGGTCACCCTCATCGGCCACGACGGGATCGACGCGGAGGGGCTGCCGGGCGCGGGCCACATCCTGCTGATCGAGGCGGCCGGCGAGGACACGTACGACCTGGTCCGCGACAGCGTCGCCGGACTCGGGCTCGGCCTGGTCCGCATGGAACAGCGCCGCCACCACATCGCCGAGGTCTTCCGTACCGAACAGGGCGGGGCGCACAGCACCGCCGTCCCGGCCGCGGCCGCCACCGCCGGGGCCGTACAGCAGAAGGGAAGCGGTCGCGATGAGCACTGA
- a CDS encoding M24 family metallopeptidase, with protein MTGLTAGVQHEITPELRGFREVQSLAAACAEAVAGQLRSGVTEREAARMQRTWLRERGVRDWFHLPFAWFGDRTAFAGVRVPLRFFPTDRKLEPGMPFILDLAPVYKGFTAHVGYAGCLGLNPLHDRLLADLEAHRELILREVRERRSLREIYEDVERLMTAQGYANRHRAHLFGVLAHKVNRVAEPRWSPQVFGFGAQAIKGLMSDAVHGHRDGWSPLWSPYRFSDHPPQPGLWAVGPHLGFRGTGAKFEEILVVTDSGDPKQSAFWLDDDLPHVRRWAEEKVAA; from the coding sequence ATGACCGGCTTGACCGCGGGAGTACAGCACGAGATCACCCCGGAGCTGCGGGGGTTCAGGGAAGTCCAGAGTCTGGCCGCTGCCTGCGCGGAGGCGGTCGCCGGTCAGCTGCGTTCGGGGGTGACCGAGCGCGAGGCGGCCCGGATGCAGCGCACGTGGCTGCGCGAGCGCGGCGTGCGCGACTGGTTCCACCTCCCGTTCGCCTGGTTCGGGGACCGTACGGCCTTCGCCGGGGTCAGGGTGCCGCTGCGGTTCTTCCCGACCGACCGGAAGCTGGAGCCCGGGATGCCGTTCATCCTCGACCTTGCCCCGGTGTACAAGGGCTTCACCGCCCATGTCGGGTATGCGGGGTGCCTCGGCCTCAATCCCCTGCACGACAGACTGCTGGCCGATCTGGAGGCCCACCGCGAGCTGATCCTGCGCGAGGTGCGCGAGCGCCGTTCGCTGCGCGAGATATACGAGGACGTCGAACGCCTCATGACCGCGCAGGGGTACGCCAACAGGCACCGGGCCCACCTCTTCGGCGTGCTGGCCCACAAGGTCAACCGCGTCGCCGAACCCCGTTGGTCGCCGCAGGTGTTCGGGTTCGGCGCCCAGGCCATCAAGGGGCTGATGAGCGACGCGGTGCACGGTCATCGGGACGGCTGGTCGCCGCTGTGGAGCCCGTACCGCTTCTCCGACCACCCACCGCAGCCGGGCCTCTGGGCGGTCGGACCCCACCTCGGATTCCGGGGTACGGGCGCGAAGTTCGAGGAGATCCTGGTCGTCACCGACTCCGGGGACCCCAAGCAGAGCGCTTTCTGGCTGGACGACGATCTGCCGCACGTGCGGCGCTGGGCCGAGGAGAAGGTGGCGGCGTGA
- a CDS encoding SDR family oxidoreductase: protein MNLSQARERRVLTGGVDLCVAELGDAGRPTVVLVHGYPDSKEVWSDVAVRLAKHWHVVLYDVRGHGRSTAPKPLRGGFTLEKLTDDFLAVIDTVSPDRPVHVVGHDWGSVQAWEFVTVGRTEGRIASFTSMSGPSLDHFGHWIKRRMARPTPRRVGQLLGQGAKSWYVYMLHTPVLPELAWRGPLGKRWPRILERMEKVPAGDYPTASLPDDAAHGAWLYRDNVRARLSRPRADAYAHAPVQLITPTGDSFLSERLYDGLEDWVPTLLRRSLPAKHWVPRTRPDQLAAWIDEFVTAIESAGREGAPAQLTGAQGPYAQRFGGQLVLVTGAASGIGRATAFAFAEAGARIVAVDRDAEGAARTAEMARLIGAPAAWGEAVDVSDEAAMEKLAARVAAEYGIVDVLVNNAGIGLSGSFLETTSEEWKKVLDVNLWGVIHGCRIFGKQMADRGQGGHIVNMASAAAFQPSRVLPAYSTSKAAVLMLSECLRAELAEKSIGVSAICPGIVNTNITATTRFAGTDAAEEERLRKRTSRLYGRRNYPPARVADAILRAVVRNQAVVPVTPEARGARLLSRLSPGALRSVARLKPPL, encoded by the coding sequence GTGAATCTGTCTCAGGCGCGTGAGCGACGCGTGCTCACTGGAGGCGTCGATCTGTGCGTCGCCGAACTGGGCGACGCGGGCCGGCCGACCGTGGTGCTGGTCCACGGCTATCCGGACAGCAAGGAGGTCTGGTCGGACGTCGCCGTCCGGCTGGCCAAGCACTGGCACGTGGTGCTGTACGACGTGCGGGGGCACGGCAGGTCCACCGCCCCGAAGCCGCTGCGCGGCGGCTTCACCCTGGAGAAGCTGACCGACGACTTCCTGGCCGTGATCGACACGGTCAGCCCGGACCGGCCGGTGCACGTGGTCGGTCACGACTGGGGGTCCGTCCAGGCCTGGGAGTTCGTCACGGTCGGCAGGACCGAGGGCCGGATCGCCTCCTTCACCTCGATGTCCGGTCCGTCCCTGGATCACTTCGGGCACTGGATCAAGCGCCGGATGGCCCGCCCCACCCCGCGCCGGGTCGGCCAGCTGCTCGGCCAGGGTGCGAAGTCCTGGTACGTGTACATGCTCCACACCCCGGTCCTGCCGGAGCTCGCCTGGCGCGGCCCGCTCGGGAAGCGGTGGCCCCGGATCCTGGAGCGCATGGAGAAGGTGCCCGCGGGCGACTACCCCACCGCCTCCCTGCCGGACGACGCGGCGCACGGCGCCTGGCTCTACCGCGACAACGTCCGCGCCCGGCTCAGCAGGCCCCGCGCGGACGCCTACGCCCACGCCCCCGTCCAGCTGATCACGCCGACCGGGGATTCCTTCCTCTCCGAGCGGCTCTACGACGGGCTGGAGGACTGGGTCCCCACACTGCTGCGCCGCTCGCTTCCGGCCAAGCACTGGGTGCCCCGCACCCGACCGGACCAGCTGGCCGCCTGGATCGACGAGTTCGTCACCGCGATCGAGTCCGCCGGACGGGAGGGCGCGCCCGCGCAGCTGACGGGCGCGCAAGGCCCCTACGCACAGCGGTTCGGCGGTCAGCTGGTCCTGGTGACGGGCGCGGCCTCCGGGATCGGACGGGCCACCGCGTTCGCGTTCGCCGAGGCGGGCGCCCGGATCGTGGCCGTGGACCGGGACGCGGAGGGGGCCGCCCGGACGGCGGAGATGGCACGGCTGATCGGGGCGCCCGCGGCCTGGGGCGAGGCGGTCGACGTCAGCGACGAGGCCGCGATGGAGAAGCTCGCCGCCCGGGTCGCCGCCGAGTACGGCATCGTCGACGTCCTGGTCAACAACGCCGGGATCGGGCTGTCCGGCTCCTTCCTGGAGACCACGAGCGAGGAGTGGAAGAAGGTCCTCGACGTCAATCTGTGGGGGGTCATCCACGGCTGCCGGATCTTTGGCAAACAGATGGCGGACCGGGGCCAGGGCGGCCACATCGTCAACATGGCGTCGGCCGCCGCCTTCCAGCCCTCCCGGGTGCTGCCGGCGTACAGCACGTCGAAGGCGGCCGTGCTGATGCTCAGCGAATGTCTGCGGGCCGAGCTGGCGGAGAAGTCGATCGGCGTGAGCGCGATATGTCCCGGCATCGTCAACACCAACATCACCGCCACCACGCGTTTCGCGGGGACCGACGCGGCGGAGGAGGAGCGGCTCCGGAAGCGGACGAGCCGTCTCTACGGGCGGCGCAACTACCCGCCTGCGAGGGTCGCCGACGCGATCCTGCGGGCGGTCGTGCGCAACCAGGCGGTGGTGCCGGTGACCCCCGAGGCGCGTGGCGCGCGGCTGCTGTCCCGGCTGAGCCCCGGGGCCCTGCGCTCCGTCGCCCGGCTGAAGCCTCCGCTGTGA